From Deltaproteobacteria bacterium, the proteins below share one genomic window:
- a CDS encoding ABC transporter permease has protein sequence MSHSIWNSSGSIYLWWSRMAAMTGKELLQLARDTLLVLAVLYLFTLDIMMAGGVKMDLSKANVVVHDMDHSLASREMIYRFQPPYFQLGGEILDQNEGIRLLDQGEALMVLDIPPRFQHDLIQGRPTEVQVQIDTSNMVLGTLAASYSGQIIGQYGFDAALQRMGLTGEGLAAVPMLVDRHRVWYNPNQKDSWFMSISELLTVITVLAMMLPAAAAVREKERGTIEQLLVSPLTPIQILLPKVIAMTLVILLGTALSLTLVIKGIFHAPMKGSLPLFFAVTAMYTFDMSGLGLFISTMSRNLAQAAMMTIMIMMPIILLSGAWTPAEAMPAGIRQAMYISPLYYYIEVSYGILLKGAGIGILWDSLLGLSLLGSLVFGFGVWRFRRQFR, from the coding sequence ATGAGTCATTCCATATGGAACAGCAGCGGATCCATTTACTTGTGGTGGTCGAGAATGGCCGCCATGACCGGCAAGGAATTGCTGCAGCTTGCACGCGATACCTTGCTGGTGCTGGCCGTGCTCTATCTGTTCACCCTCGACATCATGATGGCGGGTGGGGTCAAGATGGATCTCAGCAAGGCGAACGTCGTGGTCCATGACATGGATCACAGTCTGGCATCCCGTGAGATGATCTATCGTTTCCAGCCGCCTTATTTCCAACTGGGGGGTGAGATTCTGGACCAGAACGAAGGAATCCGGCTGCTGGACCAGGGCGAGGCACTGATGGTGCTGGACATCCCGCCCCGGTTTCAGCACGACCTGATCCAGGGCAGGCCGACGGAGGTGCAGGTACAAATAGATACCAGCAACATGGTCCTCGGGACCCTTGCGGCAAGCTACAGTGGGCAGATCATCGGACAATACGGATTTGATGCGGCGTTGCAGCGCATGGGGCTGACCGGTGAAGGTCTTGCTGCCGTGCCTATGCTCGTCGATCGCCACCGGGTCTGGTACAACCCGAACCAGAAGGATTCCTGGTTCATGTCCATCTCCGAACTGCTGACCGTGATTACCGTGCTGGCCATGATGCTGCCCGCCGCGGCCGCCGTGCGCGAAAAGGAACGCGGCACCATCGAGCAACTTCTGGTCTCACCGCTGACACCGATACAGATCCTGCTGCCCAAGGTCATTGCCATGACCCTGGTTATCCTGCTGGGAACGGCGCTGAGCCTCACCCTGGTCATAAAAGGGATTTTCCATGCGCCCATGAAGGGCAGCCTGCCGCTTTTCTTTGCGGTGACGGCCATGTACACCTTTGACATGTCAGGTCTCGGCCTGTTTATCTCGACCATGAGCCGCAACCTTGCCCAGGCCGCCATGATGACCATCATGATCATGATGCCGATCATCCTCCTGTCCGGGGCCTGGACGCCAGCTGAGGCCATGCCGGCGGGTATTCGCCAGGCCATGTATATCTCCCCGCTCTATTACTATATCGAGGTGTCCTACGGCATTCTGCTGAAGGGAGCGGGGATCGGGATTCTATGGGACTCCCTGCTTGGCCTCAGCTTGCTCGGCAGTCTGGTATTTGGTTTCGGTGTCTGGCGCTTCCGGAGACAATTTAGATGA
- a CDS encoding coniferyl-aldehyde dehydrogenase, whose translation MAASPHHVTKNRAVAPLIDEMDLIFQAQKEAFHKAPMPDAQERITHLNRLKIAMIRYQDRIVRAIDEDFSGRARDETLIGEFFPSVEGIRYAAKRIRRWMKPQRRRMALMFQPGRARIIYQPLGVVGIIAPWNYPLYLTVSPLTAALAAGNRVMIKMSEYTPKTAEIVRQMLADTFKQDHVAVVTGGAGLAAAFSAKPWNHLLFTGSTAVGRHVMRTAAENLTPVTLELGGKSPAIIGPDTPVAEAAERIAFGKAFNAAQTCVAPDYVFCPRPHVNRFVASFQRCVANMYPTMETNADYTSIINSRRHERLQQLIADAKAKGARVDVINPAGEAFADTRKMPIYVLRDVTEDMSVMQEEIFGPILPVMPYDALADAVAYVNAHPRPLALYYFGYTRQHRDYILDQTHSGGVLFNDTLIHAAQDDLPFGGVGASGMGRYHGREGFITFSNPRGVVFKPRFNSSKMIYPPYNRPIHRLIYKLFLR comes from the coding sequence ATGGCGGCATCACCGCATCATGTGACAAAAAATCGCGCGGTCGCCCCGTTGATCGACGAGATGGATCTGATTTTTCAGGCCCAGAAAGAGGCCTTTCATAAGGCACCGATGCCGGATGCTCAAGAGCGAATTACCCATTTAAACCGGCTCAAAATCGCCATGATCCGCTATCAGGACCGGATTGTCCGGGCCATTGATGAAGATTTCAGCGGCCGGGCCCGTGATGAAACCCTGATTGGCGAGTTTTTTCCCTCGGTCGAAGGCATCCGGTATGCGGCCAAACGCATCCGCCGCTGGATGAAACCCCAACGGCGACGCATGGCCCTGATGTTCCAGCCGGGCCGGGCCCGGATCATCTATCAGCCGCTCGGGGTGGTGGGGATTATCGCGCCGTGGAATTATCCGCTGTATTTGACAGTCAGCCCGCTGACCGCGGCCCTGGCCGCCGGCAACCGGGTCATGATCAAGATGAGCGAATACACCCCGAAAACTGCCGAAATTGTCCGGCAGATGCTCGCCGATACGTTCAAGCAGGACCATGTGGCAGTTGTTACCGGAGGTGCCGGCTTGGCGGCGGCATTTTCCGCAAAACCATGGAATCACCTGCTGTTTACCGGGTCAACCGCTGTAGGCCGCCATGTCATGCGGACTGCGGCCGAAAACCTGACCCCGGTCACTCTGGAACTGGGGGGCAAATCCCCGGCCATCATCGGCCCGGACACCCCGGTGGCTGAGGCGGCCGAACGGATCGCCTTCGGCAAGGCTTTTAATGCCGCACAGACGTGCGTTGCACCGGATTACGTATTCTGCCCCCGGCCGCACGTGAACCGGTTTGTGGCGTCGTTTCAAAGGTGTGTGGCAAACATGTATCCGACCATGGAAACCAATGCCGATTACACATCGATTATCAATTCGCGCCGGCATGAGCGCCTGCAGCAACTGATAGCGGATGCAAAAGCAAAAGGCGCCCGGGTGGATGTCATCAACCCGGCCGGAGAGGCGTTTGCCGATACCCGGAAAATGCCGATCTATGTATTGCGTGATGTCACCGAAGACATGAGTGTCATGCAGGAAGAAATTTTCGGCCCCATTTTACCGGTGATGCCGTATGATGCGCTGGCCGATGCGGTGGCCTATGTCAATGCCCATCCCCGGCCCCTGGCACTTTATTATTTCGGTTATACCCGACAACACAGGGATTACATCCTGGACCAGACCCATTCCGGCGGCGTTCTATTCAACGATACCCTGATCCATGCGGCTCAGGATGATCTGCCTTTCGGTGGGGTGGGCGCGTCCGGCATGGGGCGCTATCATGGCCGGGAAGGCTTTATCACCTTTTCCAATCCCAGGGGCGTGGTGTTCAAACCGCGGTTTAACAGCTCAAAAATGATTTATCCACCTTATAACCGGCCTATCCATCGATTAATTTACAAGCTTTTTCTGCGATAG
- a CDS encoding phosphohydrolase: MKPDILSIIFSFSFFSILGWMLEVSYRSVRDRRFVNPGLLKGPYLILYGTGALILMGTVSLLRESNLATKALAYFVITTGLELSSGLIAQYFFQTRLWDYSDQRFNYKGHICLKFSVYWILLAFAFEYLILPPYQDILNRLSSAFKGLFAGMTVSIMLVDFLTVSIRSFLSMTPEEKTLTETQFINKARPLLEDPMVKKLSQCKHHRDKTRLDHVKEVAYLSFLWGKRFSLDCEAIIRGALLHDFFYYDWLHEGPRLHAFRHHNIALKNARKITHLSKKEEDIIKKHMWPLTIIPPRYMESLIVSLVDTFCSARDYVSVKRQGKTAKAAIIYVRSESGDKKSG, encoded by the coding sequence ATGAAGCCTGATATTCTGAGCATAATTTTTTCTTTTTCCTTCTTTTCCATTCTTGGATGGATGCTTGAGGTCTCCTATCGTTCTGTGCGTGACAGGCGGTTCGTCAACCCCGGTCTCTTAAAGGGACCGTATCTCATCCTTTACGGCACGGGCGCCTTGATACTCATGGGAACGGTTTCCCTGTTGCGGGAATCCAATTTGGCCACTAAAGCACTCGCCTATTTTGTTATTACAACCGGACTTGAACTGAGTTCAGGACTTATTGCCCAATACTTTTTTCAGACCCGTCTTTGGGACTATTCGGATCAGCGGTTTAATTATAAAGGACATATCTGCCTTAAATTTTCTGTTTACTGGATATTACTGGCATTTGCTTTTGAATATCTCATATTGCCACCATATCAAGATATTCTCAACCGGCTTTCATCGGCTTTCAAAGGCCTCTTTGCGGGAATGACGGTTTCAATAATGTTGGTGGATTTCCTGACGGTTTCAATCAGGAGTTTTCTCAGTATGACGCCGGAAGAGAAAACCTTGACGGAGACACAATTCATAAACAAAGCAAGGCCGCTGCTTGAAGATCCAATGGTGAAAAAACTTTCACAGTGCAAACACCACAGGGATAAGACAAGGTTAGACCATGTAAAGGAGGTAGCTTACTTAAGCTTTCTCTGGGGTAAGCGGTTTTCCCTGGACTGTGAGGCGATTATCAGGGGCGCATTACTGCACGATTTTTTCTATTATGACTGGCTGCATGAAGGTCCAAGGCTGCACGCCTTCCGGCACCATAATATTGCCCTGAAAAACGCGCGTAAAATAACACATCTTTCCAAAAAAGAAGAGGATATTATCAAAAAACACATGTGGCCGCTCACCATTATCCCACCGCGTTACATGGAGTCCTTGATCGTTTCTCTTGTAGATACATTTTGTTCTGCAAGAGATTATGTGAGCGTGAAGAGACAAGGCAAAACCGCAAAGGCAGCCATCATCTATGTTCGTTCGGAATCAGGAGACAAAAAAAGTGGATAA
- a CDS encoding ABC transporter permease, giving the protein MNPARIKALAYKEWREILRDRLFLALAFILPVSMMLIFGYGIMMDVENIPFAVLDQDRTAMSRDYLHLFMDSRYFDYKGHVQSERELEPLLADSKIRFAIIVPPKFQENLKAARPVAVQSLIDGTFPFRTSTSKGYVIAINNAFNGKLLAGFISRKMGIPPEQAAALAGPVKVQLRYLYNQEIKSIWSVAPSMMMFVLLMTPPFLTALGVVREKENGSIYNIYSSTVTRAEFLIGKLLPYLGISIINVIILWLMAVLVFAAPFKGDPLFFFLASVVYVSCTTGIGLLVSLFARTQVAAMMITVIVTIVPAVLYSGLLVPIASMDAASQFEAHLFPAMYYTDIVLGSFLKGIGVGQLWGRVGALLFYSGVLWTASYLLFHKRVRS; this is encoded by the coding sequence ATGAATCCAGCCCGTATTAAAGCGCTCGCTTATAAAGAATGGCGCGAGATCCTGCGTGATCGCCTCTTCCTCGCCCTCGCCTTCATCCTCCCTGTCTCCATGATGCTGATTTTTGGTTACGGCATCATGATGGATGTGGAGAATATCCCCTTTGCCGTCCTGGATCAGGATCGCACGGCCATGAGCCGGGATTATCTGCATCTTTTCATGGACTCCCGTTATTTCGACTACAAGGGCCATGTGCAGAGCGAACGGGAACTTGAACCCCTGCTGGCAGACAGCAAGATCCGCTTTGCGATCATCGTCCCGCCGAAATTTCAGGAAAATCTGAAGGCAGCCAGGCCGGTGGCGGTGCAATCCCTCATTGATGGCACCTTTCCATTTCGCACATCGACCAGCAAAGGCTACGTCATCGCCATCAACAACGCCTTCAACGGCAAGCTGTTAGCTGGTTTTATCAGCCGGAAAATGGGTATCCCGCCCGAGCAGGCGGCTGCCCTGGCGGGACCAGTGAAGGTTCAGCTACGCTACCTGTACAACCAGGAGATCAAGAGCATCTGGTCTGTTGCGCCGTCCATGATGATGTTCGTTCTGTTGATGACTCCACCCTTTCTCACCGCACTTGGGGTGGTTCGTGAAAAAGAAAACGGCTCCATTTATAACATCTACTCTTCCACTGTGACCCGGGCAGAGTTTCTGATCGGCAAGCTGCTGCCCTATCTGGGCATTTCCATAATCAATGTAATCATCCTCTGGTTGATGGCCGTACTGGTGTTTGCCGCACCGTTCAAAGGCGATCCGCTGTTCTTCTTCCTGGCCTCGGTGGTCTATGTCAGTTGTACCACCGGCATCGGGCTCCTGGTCTCCCTGTTCGCCCGCACCCAGGTGGCGGCCATGATGATCACGGTGATAGTCACCATCGTTCCGGCGGTGCTCTATTCAGGGCTATTGGTGCCGATTGCCTCGATGGATGCCGCCTCGCAATTCGAGGCCCACCTGTTTCCGGCCATGTACTATACCGATATTGTTTTAGGGAGTTTTCTGAAGGGCATCGGCGTGGGGCAGCTCTGGGGCCGGGTGGGCGCGCTGCTGTTTTATTCCGGTGTATTGTGGACAGCCTCCTACCTGCTGTTTCACAAGAGGGTGCGCTCATGA
- a CDS encoding CoA activase, with product MFVRNQETKKVDNAYFAGIDIGSTTAKAVVLDENGKVIFSRYRRHQAKTVETARGIMEEAVGDLGDVVLDLAVTGSAGMGVAETFGLPFVQEVVASAHFIEKTFPEVRTFIEIGGEDSKIVFFDEHFRPDIRMNGSCAGGTGAFIDQMAVLLAVKVAELNTLAKKSTDIYPIASRCGVFAKTDIQALFSRHVSREDIAASIFNAVALQVITALSRGRDIKEKILFGGGPLTFNPELRKAFVNLLGIENPDGLIIPEHPELLPAMGAAMVRNGNPCQAKISNFLSIPANGAGGQTTSGTKRLPPLFTNKADFNLWQERHAQSRVPRIDLAAVNGKNLFLGIDSGSTTTKIVLVDEDGKFVLGYYGANNGDPIQAAKNGMAEFRGKFATVGFGPRIVRTAATGYGECLIKAAFGLNDGVVETIAHYRAARHLEPDVSFILDIGGQDMKAIYVRNHAVSEIQVNEACSSGCGSFIETFANSLGYTVQEFAKIACEKNSPFDLGTRCTVFMNSKVKQAIGEDATIADISAGLAYSVIKNALYKVLKLKNTDVLGNKIVAQGGTFRNPAVLRALELLFNKKVVRPDISELMGAYGTALTALSNHRSRSGKASSFTTFEDMESGTDFSKKEIRCNGCENRCNVLQLTFANRNRFYTGNRCERHFSNNPDIEHKGKNLINEQIKFLFDQKMEPEKEPVLTYGIPRCMNMYENFPFWCAFLTTCGFRVALSSPSDFKLYEKGAPTVMSENICFPAKLAHGHIFDLIEKKVDRIFYPTVVYEQQEHDDALNSFNCPVITGYPDLLKSAIDPAGKHGIPLDNPAVSFKRLNLLRDQLYLFFKPFGIDYRTVSLGVKKGVDAQKAYKEKLRAGTKALITDAEKKRRIVVVLAGRPYHIDPLINHGIPNLLTELGVDVVSENSIPLKADQVSLDDVNVLTQWSYTNRLYAAAKWVNQNRNVQLVHITSFGCGPDAIAADEVREIIRHSGKVYTLIKIDEIANLGAIRIRLRSMLDAVKKNDNKPQATVADQKKTNRIFMAEDQKRTLIAPYFSPFYSPLLPAAFRPLGFRVDVLPPQDKTSVDLGLKTVNNDMCYPSILVAGDIIKAFQSGRYDPQNTAVILIQTGGQCRASSYVSLVKKGLAAANLSDVPVIAISNEEINPQPGFEIDTKKLVKRLALGIIFADPLANMYLSTVVREKVPGRSKALHSEYLTKMEAGIENADYRFLLNLLQEAVEDFNRIEINNGSIPRIGIVGEIFVKYNFFANMNIIEWLSGQGVEVVLPPLQSFFAQRFINETYDQEALFKRSFVDRIRFRLLEIYSNYYLGHIESCMQEFRFYRKSHDLRKLAEITGKVVGLANQFGEGWLLTAEMIAISNEGISNIVCLQPFGCISNHITGRGMEKKLKEMFPDFNLLSLDMDAGASEVNILNRLHFMVMGARERLARDGEAVIGPGTIRHFTIPNILPRELYAFNNYVSLDVEKWRAWVSGLGMWEKARNIRRKISL from the coding sequence ATGTTCGTTCGGAATCAGGAGACAAAAAAAGTGGATAATGCCTATTTTGCTGGAATTGATATCGGCTCAACAACTGCCAAGGCAGTCGTATTAGATGAGAACGGCAAGGTTATTTTTTCTCGCTACCGGCGTCATCAGGCCAAAACAGTGGAAACCGCACGGGGTATCATGGAAGAGGCCGTTGGAGATTTGGGCGACGTGGTGCTTGATCTGGCGGTTACCGGATCTGCGGGGATGGGCGTGGCCGAAACCTTCGGGCTGCCATTTGTCCAGGAAGTAGTGGCCTCAGCTCACTTTATAGAGAAAACTTTTCCTGAAGTCAGAACTTTTATTGAAATCGGCGGAGAAGACTCCAAGATCGTATTTTTCGACGAACATTTTCGTCCCGACATCCGGATGAACGGCAGTTGTGCAGGGGGAACCGGCGCTTTCATCGATCAAATGGCCGTTCTTTTGGCTGTTAAGGTGGCGGAGCTAAACACGCTGGCCAAAAAATCAACGGACATTTACCCTATTGCCTCCCGCTGCGGCGTCTTTGCCAAGACCGATATACAGGCATTGTTTAGCCGCCATGTATCCAGGGAAGATATTGCTGCCTCCATATTTAATGCGGTTGCCCTGCAGGTAATCACCGCCCTGTCCAGGGGCCGGGATATTAAAGAAAAAATACTCTTCGGCGGCGGCCCGCTGACTTTCAACCCGGAGCTGCGCAAGGCCTTTGTGAATCTGCTTGGCATTGAGAATCCGGATGGCCTGATCATTCCGGAGCATCCGGAACTGCTTCCCGCCATGGGCGCGGCCATGGTCCGGAACGGAAACCCCTGCCAGGCCAAAATCAGTAACTTTTTATCAATACCGGCAAATGGCGCGGGCGGGCAAACAACGAGCGGCACCAAAAGGCTGCCGCCCCTGTTTACAAACAAAGCTGATTTTAATCTGTGGCAGGAACGGCATGCACAAAGTCGAGTCCCCAGAATTGATTTGGCTGCGGTAAACGGGAAAAATCTTTTTTTAGGGATCGATTCCGGGTCAACAACTACCAAGATTGTCCTGGTCGATGAGGATGGAAAGTTTGTACTTGGCTATTACGGCGCCAATAATGGTGATCCAATCCAGGCGGCAAAAAATGGGATGGCCGAGTTCAGGGGAAAATTCGCAACAGTCGGTTTTGGCCCTCGTATCGTGCGGACAGCCGCCACCGGTTATGGTGAATGCCTGATCAAAGCGGCTTTTGGCTTAAATGACGGCGTAGTTGAGACTATAGCGCACTACAGGGCAGCTCGACATCTTGAACCTGATGTCTCCTTTATTTTGGATATCGGCGGCCAGGACATGAAGGCAATCTATGTCCGGAATCACGCCGTGTCAGAAATCCAGGTCAATGAAGCTTGCTCATCGGGATGCGGTTCTTTTATTGAAACATTTGCCAACTCGTTGGGATACACTGTTCAGGAATTTGCCAAAATCGCCTGTGAAAAAAATTCACCTTTTGATCTGGGGACCCGATGTACTGTCTTCATGAATTCCAAGGTCAAACAGGCAATCGGGGAGGATGCGACGATCGCCGATATTTCAGCCGGACTGGCCTATTCGGTCATCAAAAATGCGCTGTACAAGGTGCTCAAATTAAAGAACACCGACGTCTTGGGAAACAAGATCGTTGCCCAGGGAGGGACATTCCGCAATCCTGCCGTGCTGCGCGCCTTAGAGCTTTTATTCAACAAAAAGGTTGTCAGACCGGATATTTCCGAATTGATGGGTGCCTATGGCACGGCCCTGACCGCCCTTTCAAATCATCGCAGCAGATCAGGTAAAGCAAGTTCTTTTACCACCTTTGAGGACATGGAAAGTGGAACTGACTTTTCCAAAAAGGAAATCCGTTGCAATGGTTGCGAGAACAGATGTAATGTCTTGCAGCTTACGTTCGCCAACAGAAACCGTTTTTATACAGGGAACCGTTGTGAGCGGCATTTCAGCAACAATCCCGACATAGAACACAAGGGGAAAAATCTGATCAATGAACAGATAAAGTTCTTATTTGACCAAAAGATGGAACCGGAAAAGGAGCCGGTTCTCACCTATGGCATCCCCCGCTGCATGAACATGTATGAAAACTTTCCGTTCTGGTGTGCTTTTTTGACCACTTGCGGGTTCAGGGTAGCTCTTTCCTCCCCTTCCGACTTCAAACTTTACGAAAAGGGTGCACCCACGGTCATGTCGGAAAACATCTGTTTTCCAGCCAAGCTTGCCCACGGTCACATTTTCGATCTTATTGAAAAAAAAGTGGACAGGATATTCTATCCCACAGTGGTTTATGAACAACAGGAACATGACGATGCCTTGAACAGTTTTAACTGTCCGGTCATTACCGGATATCCGGACCTGTTGAAAAGCGCCATTGATCCCGCGGGGAAGCATGGAATTCCACTTGATAATCCGGCCGTCAGCTTCAAAAGACTGAACCTGTTAAGGGATCAGCTTTATCTATTTTTTAAGCCGTTTGGAATAGATTACCGGACGGTGTCTCTGGGGGTGAAGAAAGGAGTGGACGCCCAAAAGGCTTACAAGGAAAAACTCAGGGCCGGTACAAAAGCCCTGATAACCGATGCCGAAAAAAAACGGCGGATCGTAGTTGTCCTTGCCGGACGGCCTTATCACATAGATCCACTTATCAACCACGGCATCCCAAACCTCCTGACCGAACTGGGGGTTGATGTTGTCAGCGAAAATTCCATTCCTTTAAAGGCCGATCAGGTATCCCTGGATGATGTCAATGTGCTGACCCAGTGGAGCTATACCAACAGGTTGTATGCTGCGGCCAAGTGGGTTAATCAAAATCGCAATGTCCAACTGGTGCACATAACCTCTTTCGGCTGCGGGCCGGATGCTATCGCTGCCGACGAGGTCAGGGAAATTATCCGGCACAGCGGAAAGGTTTACACTCTGATCAAGATTGATGAAATTGCCAACCTGGGCGCGATCAGGATCAGGCTGCGCTCCATGTTGGATGCGGTGAAAAAAAATGACAACAAACCACAGGCGACTGTGGCCGATCAAAAGAAAACAAACCGGATATTCATGGCCGAAGACCAAAAAAGGACCCTGATCGCACCATATTTTTCCCCTTTCTATTCACCACTCTTACCCGCTGCCTTCAGGCCTTTAGGCTTCCGTGTGGATGTGCTGCCGCCTCAGGACAAGACCTCAGTTGACTTGGGTCTTAAAACCGTTAACAATGACATGTGCTACCCCTCTATCCTGGTCGCCGGCGACATTATCAAGGCCTTTCAATCAGGCCGGTACGATCCTCAAAACACTGCGGTTATTCTGATTCAGACCGGCGGTCAATGTAGGGCATCCTCTTACGTATCTCTCGTCAAAAAAGGACTTGCCGCCGCCAATCTGAGTGATGTCCCGGTCATCGCCATATCCAATGAGGAAATCAATCCCCAACCGGGATTTGAAATCGATACAAAAAAATTGGTCAAACGTCTGGCCCTGGGAATTATTTTTGCTGATCCGTTGGCCAATATGTACCTGTCCACCGTGGTCAGGGAAAAGGTGCCTGGAAGGTCCAAGGCCCTGCATAGCGAATACCTCACCAAAATGGAGGCAGGCATCGAGAACGCCGATTACCGTTTTCTGCTTAATCTTCTCCAAGAGGCGGTTGAAGACTTCAACAGGATTGAAATCAACAACGGATCCATTCCCAGAATCGGAATCGTGGGCGAAATTTTCGTCAAATACAACTTTTTTGCCAATATGAATATCATCGAATGGCTTTCCGGCCAAGGGGTGGAAGTGGTCCTTCCTCCCTTACAGAGTTTTTTTGCCCAACGATTTATCAACGAAACATATGACCAGGAGGCGTTGTTTAAACGTTCTTTTGTCGACCGGATCAGATTCAGACTGCTGGAAATTTACTCAAATTACTACCTTGGTCATATTGAATCGTGTATGCAGGAATTTCGCTTTTACCGAAAATCTCACGACCTGAGAAAACTGGCTGAAATCACCGGCAAGGTGGTCGGCCTGGCCAACCAGTTCGGCGAGGGGTGGTTATTGACGGCCGAAATGATCGCCATATCCAATGAAGGGATCAGCAACATTGTCTGCCTGCAGCCGTTCGGTTGCATCTCCAATCACATTACGGGGAGGGGGATGGAGAAAAAACTCAAGGAAATGTTCCCTGATTTTAATTTGCTTTCGCTCGATATGGACGCGGGGGCAAGTGAGGTAAACATACTAAATCGACTGCATTTCATGGTTATGGGAGCACGAGAGCGGCTTGCCCGTGACGGGGAAGCGGTGATCGGGCCGGGAACAATCAGGCACTTTACCATCCCCAATATATTGCCGCGCGAACTATATGCTTTCAATAATTACGTATCATTGGACGTTGAAAAATGGAGGGCATGGGTGTCCGGCCTGGGGATGTGGGAAAAAGCGAGGAATATTAGGCGCAAAATCAGCTTGTAA